A window of Calonectris borealis chromosome 3, bCalBor7.hap1.2, whole genome shotgun sequence contains these coding sequences:
- the CNR1 gene encoding cannabinoid receptor 1, with amino-acid sequence MKSILDGLADTTFRTITTDLLYVGSNDIQYEDMKGDMASKLGYYPQKFPLSSFRGDPFQEKMTAGDDPLLSIIPSDQVNITEFYNKSLSTFKDNEENIQCGENFMDMECFMILNPSQQLAIAVLSLTLGTFTVLENLLVLCVILHSRSLRCRPSYHFISSLAVADLLGSVIFVYSFVDFHVFHRKDSPNVFLFKLGGVTASFTASVGSLFLTAIDRYISIHRPLAYKRIVTRPKAVVAFCVMWTIAIVIAVLPLLGWNCKKLNSVCSDIFPLIDETYLMFWIGVTSVLLLFIVYAYMYILWKAHSHAVRMIQRGTQKSIIIQSTEDGKVQITRPDQTRMDIRLAKTLVLILVVLIICWGPLLAIMVYDVFGKMNKLIKTVFAFCSMLCLLNSTVNPIIYALRSKDLRHAFRSMFPTCEGTAQPLDNSMESDCQHKHANNAGNVHRAAESCIKSTVKIAKVTMSVSTDTTAEAL; translated from the coding sequence ATGAAGTCAATCCTAGATGGCCTCGCAGATACAACTTTCCGAACAATCACAACAGATCTCCTTTACGTGGGCTCCAACGATATCCAGTACGAAGACATGAAAGGCGACATGGCATCCAAGCTGGGATACTATCCCCAGAAgtttcccctctcttccttcaGGGGTGATCCTTTCCAAGAAAAAATGACTGCGGGAGATGATCCCCTGTTGAGCATTATTCCCTCAGATCAGGTCAACATCACAGAGTTTTACAACAAGTCCCTGTCCACGTTTAAGGATAATGAGGAGAACATACAGTGTGGGGAGAACTTCATGGATATGGAGTGCTTTATGATCctgaaccccagccagcagctggccaTCGCCGTGCTGTCGCTCACCCTGGGCACCTTCACGGTCCTAGAGAACCTCCTCGTCCTGTGTGTCATCCTCCACTCCCGAAGCCTCCGATGTAGACCCTCCTACCATTTCATCAGCAGCCTGGCTGTGGCCGACCTCCTGGGCAGCGTGATTTTTGTCTACAGTTTTGTGGATTTCCATGTTTTCCACCGGAAGGACAGCCCCAACGTCTTCTTGTTCAAACTGGGTGGAGTTACAGCCTCCTTCACCGCCTCCGTAGGTAGCCTTTTCCTCACGGCAATAGACCGGTACATATCTATACACAGGCCACTAGCTTACAAAAGGATTGTCACCCGACCAAAGGCTGTTGTAGCGTTTTGTGTGATGTGGACCATCGCTATTGTAATAGCCGTTCTTCCTCTGCTCGGCTGGAACTGCAAAAAGCTCAACTCTGTTTGTTCAGACATATTCCCTCTCATTGACGAGACGTACCTGATGTTCTGGATCGGGGTCACCAGCGTCCTCTTGCTGTTCATTGTCTATGCCTACATGTACATACTGTGGAAGGCTCACAGCCACGCGGTTCGCATGATTCAGCGGGGCACGCAGAAAAGCATAATCATTCAGTCTACGGAGGATGGTAAGGTACAGATCACTAGGCCTGATCAAACTCGTATGGACATCAGGTTAGCCAAAACCTTGGTCCTTATCTTAGTCGTTTTAATCATATGCTGGGGCCCTCTCCTCGCCATCATGGTGTACGATGTCTTTGGGAAAATGAACAAGCTCATCAAGACTGTCTTTGCCTTCTGTAGCATGCTCTGTTTGCTCAATTCAACAGTGAATCCCATCATCTACGCTCTGAGGAGCAAGGACTTGCGACACGCCTTCCGCAGCATGTTCCCCACCTGCGAAGGAACCGCGCAGCCCCTCGATAACAGCATGGAGTCTGACTGCCAGCACAAACACGCCAACAACGCGGGGAACGTGCACAGGGCTGCCGAGAGCTGCATTAAGAGCACAGTTAAGATTGCCAAAGTTACCATGTCTGTCTCCACAGACACGACTGCTGAAGCGTTGTAA